The Aedes aegypti strain LVP_AGWG chromosome 3, AaegL5.0 Primary Assembly, whole genome shotgun sequence genome contains a region encoding:
- the LOC5575391 gene encoding heavy metal-associated isoprenylated plant protein 32, whose product MGTDDDNWSMQCCELDDLIPSPEDLESAYVALENGTYSLELNWKCPGRRPPSPVQKDEPKVAEPAEKETPTKNKEFDFMDDVALPQMRVRTQNTGPKGSAKKKTTNFAGVLDQMKKHGRLAPLKEGTAGAAAPAASAGGGAASTGSGGGAGGSGGNSN is encoded by the exons ATGGGAACCGACGACGATAACTGGTCGATGCAGTGCTGCGAGCTGGACGACCTGATTCCATCGCCGGAAGATCTGGAAAGTGCGTACGTTGCCCTGGAAAATGGAACCTACTCGTTGGAACTGAACTGGAAGTGCCCCGGAAGGAGGCCGCCTTCACCGGTGCAGAAAGATGAACCCAAAGTGGCTGAGCCTGCTGAGAAGGAAAC TCCAACCAAGAACAAGGAATTCGATTTCATGGACGATGTGGCACTGCCGCAGATGCGTGTCCGGACGCAAAACACCGGACCGAAAGGGTCGGCCAAGAAGAAGACGACAAATTTTGCCGGCGTTTTGGATCAAATGAAGAAACACGGACGGTTGGCGCCACTGAAGGAGGGTACGGCCGGGGCAGCGGCTCCGGCTGCCAGTGCGGGGGGTGGAGCAGCTTCCACTGGATCGGGTGGTGGTGCTGGGGGTTCGGGAGGAAACAGTAATTAG